A single Acropora palmata chromosome 5, jaAcrPala1.3, whole genome shotgun sequence DNA region contains:
- the LOC141881586 gene encoding uncharacterized protein LOC141881586, producing the protein MADKFAIGIIFVVFISVGQILAITRLEPEKTLSNQVLYHQETAIYHLVQLKPGRRYELRVSYDATTPTDFCIHLMSKDALGTFTRRLLNIEKIVFDNQKTVVEQFANVTAIRTGVPLQPASLTNPVVYNIVLEELFMGIPWQVWKLAVIVLLISFFIVKYLVPHALKFIDVSVLKIHKER; encoded by the exons aTGGCGGATAAATTTGCGATTGGTATCATTTTCGTGGTTTTTATCTCAGTGGGACAAATTCTAGCAATTACAAG ATTAGAACCAGAGAAAACCTTATCAAATCAG GTCCTTTATCACCAAGAAACAGCAATTTACCATTTGGTTCAATTAAAACCTGGAAGACGTTATGAGTTACGAGTTTCATACGACGCAACT ACACCAACAGacttttgcattcatttgaTGTCAAAAGATGCTTTGGGGACTTTTACAAGAAGGCTCCttaacattgaaaaaataGTGTTTGACAATCAGAAAACAGTCGTG gAGCAGTTTGCCAATGTGACAGCTATTAGAACTGGGGTCCCATTACAACCAGCAAGCCTCACCAATCCTGTGGTTTACAATATAG TTCTTGAAGAGCTTTTTATGGGCATTCCCTGGCAAGTGTGGAAACTtgctgtcattgttttacttataagtttttttattgtgaagTATTTGGTACCTCATGCACTAAAGTTTATAGATGTTAGTGTGCTAAAAATACACAAGGAGAGATGA
- the LOC141880947 gene encoding uncharacterized protein LOC141880947 — translation MHNLGRLVLQEAVKGLVSGGIKAAAGAASSKAEEKGSSALHTAEVASALKRAIDNNVKPQLDAAVTKDLNASICFFDEGLLYLSSVFEEASHGKEEQVLTVERDKARKYSISASFAWKEVMNLAKRLDGLDHSAKLALRHAKERLEFARRKATKAFCNEALSTEQRVLAMRYRVAASILANIDHPANALPACKSCLEDLHSTAVIKRCFVNGNKEIRRGVREINSVICDVSQTVCGGGTLLRWPCIDVKGDLIDPLHDLSLEHSCHSSLFGQNEEEQNQLKFAWSIASTSQGQFIIGDGVDRNVKIFDKTGAFLKSLDPFAHEVRSEYQHEVWNVACDQQDNVFILTLKRNQDGESFLSEVVVFDNCGGFSRKFALTKGFRGSLMTVDDFNRVLVAGGSFTDMCNNVVEVYENDGQFLQCFGKDILYNAQDIAAAFDGNLLVLDTDNDCAALRFFDTEGTHLTRVAVRLPPTDPGCAVAFHRTSQHILIASLHSDNRVQVMIYSNNVKFKRVVQFISKGGPFITGITVTPKGRIGVPCKNTVILA, via the coding sequence ATGCATAATCTTGGGAGATTAGTTTTGCAAGAAGCTGTCAAGGGCTTGGTGAGTGGGGGTATTAAAGCAGCGGCTGGAGCAGCATCCTCGAAGGCTGAAGAAAAAGGCTCGTCGGCACTTCACACAGCCGAGGTTGCCAGTGCACTGAAGAGGGCGATCGACAACAATGTCAAGCCACAATTGGATGCAGCAGTGACCAAAGATCTCAATGCGAGTATCTGCTTCTTTGATGAAGGTCTCTTGTACCTGAGTAGTGTGTTTGAAGAAGCAAGCCACGGTAAAGAAGAGCAAGTCTTAACTGTAGAAAGAGATAAAGCAAGAAAGTATTCCATTTCCGCGTCCTTTGCTTGGAAAGAGGTGATGAATTTGGCTAAGCGTCTCGATGGCTTAGATCATTCAGCCAAATTGGCCCTACGTCACGCGAAAGAAAGATTGGAATTTGCCCGTCGAAAGGCAACGAAGGCCTTCTGCAACGAGGCTCTGAGCACAGAACAACGTGTTTTGGCCATGCGGTATCGAGTTGCGGCGTCGATATTGGCGAACATTGATCATCCAGCAAATGCATTGCCAGCATGCAAGTCGTGTTTAGAAGATCTTCACTCCACTGCAGTGATTAAGAGATGTTTCGTCAATGGCAACAAGGAAATTCGACGAGGTGTGCGTGAAATAAATAGCGTTATATGTGACGTCTCGCAAACCGTCTGCGGCGGTGGTACGCTGCTGAGGTGGCCGTGTATTGACGTTAAAGGAGACTTAATTGACCCTTTGCACGACCTCTCTTTGGAGCACAGTTGCCATTCATCATTGTTTGGCCAGAATGAAGAGGAGCAAAACCAACTCAAATTTGCTTGGAGTATTGCTTCAACTTCTCAAGGACAATTTATTATTGGGGACGGTGTGGATCGAAACGTTAAAATATTTGACAAAACTGGTGCTTTTCTCAAGTCTCTGGATCCCTTTGCCCATGAGGTCAGATCTGAATACCAGCATGAAGTATGGAACGTAGCCTGCGACCAGCAAGATAATGTCTTTATTTTAACTCTGAAAAGAAACCAGGACGGAGAATCATTTTTGAGTGAGGTCGTCGTCTTCGATAACTGTGGTGGTTTCAGTCGCAAGtttgctctgacgaaaggATTTCGTGGGAGCCTCATGACGGTAGACGACTTCAACCGAGTGCTAGTTGCAGGGGGTAGTTTTACCGATATGTGCAATAATGTAGTGGAAGTATACGAAAATGATGGGCAGTTTCTTCAATGTTTTGGAAAGGATATTTTGTATAATGCTCAAGATATCGCTGCAGCTTTTGACGGGAATTTGTTGGTGCTGGATACAGACAACGACTGTGCAGCGCTTAGGTTTTTTGATACAGAAGGAACCCATCTGACGCGGGTGGCAGTTCGGCTCCCTCCAACAGATCCTGGGTGTGCTGTGGCATTTCACCGTACGAGTCAGCACATCTTAATTGCATCATTGCATTCTGATAACCGTGTGCAAGTCATGATTTATTCCAATAATGTTAAGTTTAAGCGAGTCGTCCAGTTCATATCCAAAGGAGGTCCATTCATAACAGGAATAACAGTGACACCAAAAGGGCGAATTGGCGTGCCATGTAAAAATACCGTAATTTTGGCCTAA
- the LOC141881585 gene encoding enkurin-like, whose translation MAAERGYGGGGGSDYVESIYNLIPKIEEKPPKPQMYRSNHTSTVKNEYKANKKGSKTMGPPKVASNEPKNFLTKRSKEFQLPEKTAFKYPDNDQRRPPVPKHTEKPLMGLQSNKNHVTTNAVENIMSVPKKPEKKFADTRGGATHLLEPSGLTPKYVNKKDFGKTPAYLERRKAEVERAQQEYDAYVQERFQQGAMKSLTEQQRQDILDGLKKNWEELHHQYQGLSVVTDTAPKKARKERMEAEMKQLERDIETIEKHKIIYIGDAY comes from the exons ATGGCGGCCGAACGTGGCTatggaggaggaggaggaagtGACTATGTTGAAAGCATTTATAATCTCATTccaaaaattgaagaaaagcCTCCAAAACCTCAGAT gTACCGTTCAAATCACACTTCAACAGTAAAGAATGAATATAAAGCGAACAAGAAAGGCTCTAAAACTATG GGACCACCGAAGGTTGCTTCCAACGAACCTAAAAACTTTTTGACAAAACGTTCAAAGGAATTTCAGCTTCCAGAAA AGACGGCTTTTAAATACCCTGACAATGATCAAAGACGCCCTCCTGTTCCAAAACACACCGAAAAACCTCTAATGGGGCTTCAGTCCAACAAAAATCACGTCACTACAAATGCAGTGGAGAACATAATGTCAGTGCCGAAGAAGCCTGAGAAAAAATTTGCAGACACTCGAGGGGGAGCCACGCATCTCTTGGAGCCATCAGGGCTTACTCCAAAGTATGTCAACAAGAAAGATTTTGGCAAAACTCCAGCTTATTTGGAGAGGAGAAAGGCAGAAGTAGAGCGTGCACAACAGGAATACGATGCTTACGTGCAGGAAAGATTCCAACAAGGAGCAATGAAAAGTTTAACAGAGCAGCAAAG ACAAGATATTCTTGATGGACTGAAAAAGAACTGGGAAGAGCTGCATCATCAATACCAGGGCCTGTCAGTTGTCACGGATACAGCCCCAAAGAAAGCACGCAAAGAACGTATGGAAGCTGAAATGAAACAGCTAGAAAGAGACATTGAAACCATTGAGAaacacaaaattatttacattgGAGATGCATACTAG